GCAAGAGGATCGGCGCCTCTTCCCCACTCTATCTCTTGACTTCAGTCGGCGAGTTGTAGTAGAATAACTTTTGCAGAGGCGGGGCGTGGCGCAGCTTGGTAGCGCGCTTGGTTCGGGACCAAGAGGCCGCAGGTTCGAATCCTGTCGCCCCGACCATTGATTTTATCCGAGGTTTAATGAAGTTAGGCAGAGGATACAGTGGGGACTTGACGCCTATGGTGTTTGAACAGTTAAAAGTTGAGGAGATAGTTAAGGCCAGGATGAGTAGTCCTGGCTTTTTTGCTGTGTGGATATAGGGGTTTCTTTTAATTTTAGTGTCACTACGTGGGTAGGGACAGATTCATAAAGTCATTATTTCTTGCGTAGGATTGAATCCTTTATTTTGATCATGTTAACATTTTAGGAAGGGAATTAACATTTCGAGGAGTATGAAAAAATGCAAGTTTTTTCTTTCAAGACTGTTGTTAAGGGTTTTATAACATTACCTTTTAACACTTCTTCATTTCGACTAGGTGATGTTCTTTTTGAAGTTGAAGAAGAGTATCGGTCGAATCAGGAATACCATATTGTGAAGAACAATTCGGAAAACATAGTCTTAAATAATACATTTACTGTTAACGATCAGAATTTAGATAAAAAAGATTATATTCTATATAGAATAAGCACTGCTGTAAAGGCTGAGAATAGAGAAATCGCTCATCAAACAGCAGTAGAAAAAGTGAATCAAAGACTCGATTTAATATCACTTCTAACAAAAGGTCGGTTTGACCCGGTAAAAACTGGGATTACTCTTTCCCAAATGGACAATAAAAAAACACGTGTTGCTTCTGTTGATGTAACTTTGATTGGAGTATTCGATTCGGAGACTATACATAGACTGCAGGAAGCAACTCGTGCAATGACTTGGATAGATGACAATATCCGGACAAGAATACTTAAGTGCATTCGTTTTTATCGAAAAGGGCTTCTAGAAAAGCAGCCAGATGTAAAATTTATATTCTTCATGATAGCTTTAGAATGTCTTAGTAAAGTGAAAAAATCAAATAAAGCATTTCCTGTTTGCAAAAAATGCAAAAACGAGATAACCAAGTGTATACATTGTCACAGTGAAACATCATATGAACCTGCTGAAAAGACTTTGATAAAAGAATTGTTAGTGAATGATTTGAAACTTCTTAAAAACTCGGAGTTTAATAAGCTATATAAAATTCGTTCCTCAATCATACACGGCGGCAATTCAATATCAAAAAAAGAATTAAATTTAATAGAACATGAAAATTTACGGTTAAGAGAGCTCATTCCAGCTTCGGTTGAAGCCGTTTGGAAAAATCATATGCTTGCAGATCAAGTTAAAGATATAAATATCATTGAATATTGGGAGTAACAGCTCCCAAACTAATACATGGTTAAATAAAAAGAATCTAGTAGTATGGACCTCATTAGATTTTTATCTAGGTATTGTTTTATTGTAAAATGGCTTATGTCGGAAAAGTTTAATACAATCGTTATAAACTCTATGTTCGATGAAAGACGTACTTTCGATTGGTCTTCCCATAAAAGAATCTATTCCAACATACAATACGATTCTGA
Above is a genomic segment from Heliomicrobium gestii containing:
- a CDS encoding HEPN domain-containing protein, whose amino-acid sequence is MQVFSFKTVVKGFITLPFNTSSFRLGDVLFEVEEEYRSNQEYHIVKNNSENIVLNNTFTVNDQNLDKKDYILYRISTAVKAENREIAHQTAVEKVNQRLDLISLLTKGRFDPVKTGITLSQMDNKKTRVASVDVTLIGVFDSETIHRLQEATRAMTWIDDNIRTRILKCIRFYRKGLLEKQPDVKFIFFMIALECLSKVKKSNKAFPVCKKCKNEITKCIHCHSETSYEPAEKTLIKELLVNDLKLLKNSEFNKLYKIRSSIIHGGNSISKKELNLIEHENLRLRELIPASVEAVWKNHMLADQVKDINIIEYWE